CTGGAGCAGGTCGAAGTATTGATGGGCCCATCGTCGATGCTGTTCGGCCGCGGTTCGACCGGCGGTGTCATCAACCAGGTGACCAAGAAAGCCAACTTGAAGGAATCGACCGAAGTCTCGGCATCGGCCACCACCAATGGCCTGGTGCGCACCACTGCCGACTACAATCATCCGCTGTCGGACACGTCGGCATTCCGCCTTTCTGCCATGGCGCAGAACGGCAAGGCCAGCACCCGCGACCAGACCGATGTGCAGGACTTCGGCCTGGCCGGCTCCTACGTAATGGGCATCGGCACCCCGACCGAAATCACCTTGTCGGCGCTGATCCAGCACAACCATGACATGCCCGATTATGGCGTGCCGCCGCTCAACGGCCATCCCGTCACGGTCGACCGTAATACCGCCTACGGCCTCAACAGCGACCATACCAACCAGGATGTGGCAGCACTGAGCGCCATCGTCAGCCACAAGATTTCACCCGATGTCGTGTTGCGCAATCAGACCCAGTTCAACTACGTGCGCACCAGCGCGGTAGAAACCGCGCCCAACACCATCGGTACAGTTTCCGCAAACGGCTTTACGCCGCTGCCGGTATCCGCTGTCAGCTCCCTTCCGCTGAGCAGCCTGTATGTGCGCGGCCAGAGCCATGACCGCGACATCCGCGATTATTCGATCTTCAACCAGACCGAACTGTCGGCCAAACTCAATACCGGCAGCATCAAGCATGACGTGCTGGTCGGCGTGGAACTCGGTCACGACGGTTACGACAACCAGGGTTACTACCGTAACGGCAGTTGCAACGGCGTAGCGCTGAATGCGCCTTCGACTGTGGCCGGCTATAACGACTGCGTACCGCTGGTCAATCCAGGCTACAGCGCTGCCGGCAGCAATGTCGCCAGCCAGCCAGGCAACCGTGCCGGCGGCTCCGCCAATACCATCGCCACCTATGTCAACGACACCATGACGCTGGCGCCAGAATTCAAGCTGGTCGGCGGCCTGCGCTACGATCGCTACATTGCCAGCATCACCAACTCGCTGAACGCGACCAACGCGCCGGCAGCGGCCAAGAACACGACCCTGCCCTATGCGCAACAAACCGTTAATTTCACCAGCGTCCGCCTTGGCGGCATCTGGGAGCCGAGCGCCGAGCAATCCTATTACCTG
This DNA window, taken from Collimonas arenae, encodes the following:
- a CDS encoding TonB-dependent receptor, coding for MNRLNPIAAALVAVFASPLPLLAQQAPTPKTDTAPAVLQEVTVQGARGDFNANSSALNKLSADLHDVPQSVVVVNKALMQSQGASSLADALRNVAGITLGGAEGGQIGNNINLNGFSARTDIYLDGFRDRGQYYRDTFALEQVEVLMGPSSMLFGRGSTGGVINQVTKKANLKESTEVSASATTNGLVRTTADYNHPLSDTSAFRLSAMAQNGKASTRDQTDVQDFGLAGSYVMGIGTPTEITLSALIQHNHDMPDYGVPPLNGHPVTVDRNTAYGLNSDHTNQDVAALSAIVSHKISPDVVLRNQTQFNYVRTSAVETAPNTIGTVSANGFTPLPVSAVSSLPLSSLYVRGQSHDRDIRDYSIFNQTELSAKLNTGSIKHDVLVGVELGHDGYDNQGYYRNGSCNGVALNAPSTVAGYNDCVPLVNPGYSAAGSNVASQPGNRAGGSANTIATYVNDTMTLAPEFKLVGGLRYDRYIASITNSLNATNAPAAAKNTTLPYAQQTVNFTSVRLGGIWEPSAEQSYYLSYGTSFNPSLEQLTGTTGQQNLDPEKNRSYELGGKWDLANGNLSLNSAIFQIKKDNARSLIATGVYELDGTVRVNGARAGATGRITKDWQIALGYTYLDAKIIQASALDGTLGKVPANTPKNTLTSWTTYKLAPHWEIGGGATYMSERYASNTNVVQVGGYTRWDATVAYTQPKYDIRLNLFNLTNKMYYDALIPSDGGRAVPGTGRTALLSVNYRM